The sequence below is a genomic window from Streptomyces sp. NBC_00289.
GGACAACAACGTCGGCGGCACGATGGCGCTGCTCGGCGCGATGCGCGAGGCCGGCGTGCGCACGCTGGTGTTCTCGTCCACGGCCGCCACGTACGGCGAGCCGAAGGAGGTCCCGATCATCGAGTCGGCACCGACCTCGCCGACCAACCCGTACGGCGCCACCAAGCTCGCCGTCGACCACATGATCACGGGCGAGGCCGCGGCACACGGCCTGGGCGCGGTCAGCCTGCGCTACTTCAACGTGGCGGGCGCGTACGGCGCGTACGGCGAGCGCCACGACCCCGAGTCCCACCTGATCCCGCTGGTCCTGCAGGTCGCGCAGGGCCGGCGGGAGGCGATCTCGGTCTACGGCGACGACTACCCGACCCCGGACGGCACCTGCGTCCGCGACTACATCCACGTCGCGGACCTGGCGGAGGCCCACCTCCTGGCACTGCGGGCGGCCACCTCCGGCGAGCACCTGATCTGCAACCTCGGCAACGGCAACGGCTTCTCCGTCCGCGAGGTCATCGAGACGGTCCGTCAGGTCACCGGCCACCCGGTCCCCGAGGTGGTCGCCCCGCGCCGGGGCGGCGACCCGGCGGTGCTGGTGGCGTCGGCCGATGCCGCCCGGGAGCGGCTGGGCTGGAAGCCGTCGCGCGCCGATCTCAAGGGGATCGTCGCGGACGCCTGGGAATTCGCGCAGCAGCGCGGCAACTAGAACGCGGGAAAGGTCAGGGTCAGGGGATGAGCGAGGCTGTCGCTGTGGCTGTCGCCGAGCGGTTCAGGGAGCTGTACGGGGCCGATCCGGACGGGGTGTGGGCAGCGCCCGGCCGGGTCAACCTGATCGGCGAGCACACCGACTACAACGACGGCTTCGTCATGCCGTTCGCGCTGCCGCACGTGGCGGTCGCGGCGGTGGCGCGGCGCGCCGACGGTGTGCTGCGGCTGCACTCGGCGGACATCGAGGGCGGCGTGGTGGAACTGCGCCTGGACGAACTGGCCCCCCAGTCCGACCGGAACTGGACGGCGTACCCGGCGGGTGTGGTGTGGGCGCTGCGCGACGCGGGCCACGACGTCACCGGCGCGGACGTCCACCTGACGTCGAGCGTGCCCACGGGCGCCGGGCTGTCCTCCTCGGCGGCGCTGGAGGTCGTGGTGGCGCTGGCCCTCAACGACCTGTACGCCCTCGACCTCGAGGGCCGGCAACTGGCCCGGCTGTGCCAGCGCGCCGAGAACGTCTACGTCGGCGCCCCCACCGGGATCATGGACCAGACGGCCTCCGCCTGCTGCGAGACCGGCCACGCCCTGTTCCTCGACACCCGCGACCTGTCCCAGCGGCAGATCCCCTTCGACCTGGCCGCCGAGGGCATGCGCCTGCTGGTCGTCGACACCCGCGTCAAGCACGCCCACAGCGACGGCGAGTACGGCAAGCGCCGCGCGGGCTGCGAGAAGGGCGCGGCCCTGCTGGGCGTCGACGCCCTGCGGGACGTGCCGTTCGACGGACTGGCCGCGGCGCTGGAGCGACTGGCCGACGAGGAGGAGGTCCGCCGCCTGGTCCGGCACGTGGTGACGGAGGACGAGCGGGTGGAGCGGGTCGTCTCCCTGCTGGAGGAGGGCGACACCCGCGCGATCGGCCCGGTCCTCACCGAGGGCCACGCCTCCCTGCGGGACGACTTCCGCATCTCCTGCCCGGAACTGGACCTGGTCGTCGACACGGCCCTGTCGGCCGGCGCCCTCGGCGCCCGCATGACCGGCGGCGGCTTCGGCGGCTCGGCGATCGTCCTCGCCCAGGCGGCCGACGTCGACACGCTCACCAAGGCGGTCGAAGAGGCCTTCGCGGCGGCCGGTTTCACCGCGCCACGGGTGTTCGAGGCGGTGCCCTCGGCGGGGGCGCGCAGGATCAGCTGAGCCGCTTCGTCAGCGTGTACTCCGTGATCCCCGGCGGGTAGTCGGGGATCACGCACACCACCTCGTACCCCTGCTTCACATAGAACCGCGGTGCCTGGAAGTCCCACGTCTCCAGCCGTGCCGAGCGGCAGCCCCGCTTCCCGGACGCGATGCGCTCGGCCTCCGACAGCAGCCGGGAACCGATCCCCGAGCCGCGGTGGCGGCCGTCCACCCACAGGTACGTCACGTGCAGCCACGTCGTCCAGGTGTGACCGACCAGGCCGCCCGCCAGTTCACCCGCCTCGTCCAACACCCACACATGCAAAGGGACTTCGCGTTCACCCGGGGTTCCGCGCAGGGCGCGCAGGACCGGGGAGGCCGCCGTGTTGGTCTCCCTGAGCCTGCTGCGGAGCAGATCACGCCGGACCTTGTCGACTTCTGTCTCGATGCGAAACATGCGGCTCACCATAAACGCGTCGAGCGGCCAGTTCTGCAAAGAGCCTTCCGCTCCCGCCCCCCGGCCGTACCCTGTGAACAGCACCGGTGGGGGCCGGTGCTGATCAGGGGGCGAGACGGTCGGGTACGGCGCCCGCACCGGGGGTAGCAGTTCTCTGCACGGCGGCGGTCGTGTGGTGGCGGCACTCCCGGGCGCCGTGCCCGCAGCAGTCGTCCCTCTCCGAACCTTGGGGTATCCCCTGCTCTTCAGGAGCTTGGGGAAGGGGGTTTCGTGGTTCGCATTCGAGTTCTGGTCGTCGACGACCATCGCATCTTCGCCGAGTCGCTGGCCGCGGCACTGGCCGCCGAGCCGGACGTGGACGTCTCCGCGGCCGGCAGCGGCTCCGCGGCGCTGCGCAGTCTGGAGCGGGCGGCCGCCGAGGGAC
It includes:
- the galE gene encoding UDP-glucose 4-epimerase GalE, coding for MSGKYLVTGGAGYVGSVVAQHLLEAGHDVTVLDNLTTGFREGVPAGAVFIEGDIRDAATWLDSSYDGVLHFAASSQVGESVAKPEKYWDNNVGGTMALLGAMREAGVRTLVFSSTAATYGEPKEVPIIESAPTSPTNPYGATKLAVDHMITGEAAAHGLGAVSLRYFNVAGAYGAYGERHDPESHLIPLVLQVAQGRREAISVYGDDYPTPDGTCVRDYIHVADLAEAHLLALRAATSGEHLICNLGNGNGFSVREVIETVRQVTGHPVPEVVAPRRGGDPAVLVASADAARERLGWKPSRADLKGIVADAWEFAQQRGN
- the galK gene encoding galactokinase, with translation MSEAVAVAVAERFRELYGADPDGVWAAPGRVNLIGEHTDYNDGFVMPFALPHVAVAAVARRADGVLRLHSADIEGGVVELRLDELAPQSDRNWTAYPAGVVWALRDAGHDVTGADVHLTSSVPTGAGLSSSAALEVVVALALNDLYALDLEGRQLARLCQRAENVYVGAPTGIMDQTASACCETGHALFLDTRDLSQRQIPFDLAAEGMRLLVVDTRVKHAHSDGEYGKRRAGCEKGAALLGVDALRDVPFDGLAAALERLADEEEVRRLVRHVVTEDERVERVVSLLEEGDTRAIGPVLTEGHASLRDDFRISCPELDLVVDTALSAGALGARMTGGGFGGSAIVLAQAADVDTLTKAVEEAFAAAGFTAPRVFEAVPSAGARRIS
- a CDS encoding GNAT family N-acetyltransferase; this translates as MVSRMFRIETEVDKVRRDLLRSRLRETNTAASPVLRALRGTPGEREVPLHVWVLDEAGELAGGLVGHTWTTWLHVTYLWVDGRHRGSGIGSRLLSEAERIASGKRGCRSARLETWDFQAPRFYVKQGYEVVCVIPDYPPGITEYTLTKRLS